One segment of Solanum lycopersicum chromosome 1, SLM_r2.1 DNA contains the following:
- the LOC104648157 gene encoding uncharacterized protein produces MLLSRGHNGKRIFLNAAFENFEQRNHPSIEIFNNKFLLEVFKRLPSGKETSVCACVSKRWLTLLCTVHKDEIAESNGYLARSLLVAIVVRTSNRGDLTKLSIRGNNLRHSVTYIGLKDISRGSPTLKEHSLWNVSYVGDEGLSQSARECHLSEKLDLFQCPRNRGPDCSSSLERKILDVVNECRMTNSSMTHPCDPNLVPSWKRSFDILGALKFVPWMLNSFIQAHPPSRVRLKVYEFSRILPDTLKFELVPHEDIWESLFNNHIPSKEDIGVYFFASEKERFERYIALVKSICSKDLVMRTLINDDELLILASTALGNDSQNIA; encoded by the exons ATGCTTTTATCACGTGGACATAATGGAAAGAGGATTTTTCTCAATGccgcttttgaaaattttgagcaGAGGAATCATCCTTCCATTGAAATCTTTAATAATAAATTCCTCTTGGAGGTATTCAAGCGATTACCTAGTGGCAAAGAGACAAGTGTTTGTGCTTGTGTTTCTAAGCGATGGCTCACACTTTTATGCACTGTTCACAAGGATGAGATCGCAGAATCTAATGGATATCTTGCCAGGTCCCTTCTTGTTGCTATTGTCGTTAGAACTTCAAACCGTGGAGATTTAACAAAGCTATCTATTCGGGGAAACAACCTTCGTCATAGTGTGACTTATATTGGTCTCAAGGATATTTCTCGAGGTTCCCCTACTCTCAAAGAACATTCCTTGTGGAATGTGTCTTATGTTGGTGATGAAGGTTTATCTCAGAGTGCCCGTGAATGTCATTTGTCAGAGAAGCTAGATCTTTTTCAATGCCCAAGAAATAGAG GTCCGGATTGTTCTTCCAGTCTGGAGCGTAAAATTCTCGATGTTGTGAATGAGTGTCGAATGACGAATTCATCTATGACACACCCTTGTGATCCTAATCTTGTTCCATCATGGAA GAGAAGTTTTGACATCTTAGGTGCTTTGAAATTTGTACCTTGGATGCTCAATAGTTTTATCCAGGCTCATCCTCCTTCTAGAGTTAGACTTAAGGTGTATGAGTTCTCACGTATTTTGCCTGATACTCTTAAATTTGAACTTGTTCCCCACGAGGATATTTGGGAAAGTCTATTCAACAATCATATTCCAAGTAAAGAAGATATAGGAGTATATTTTTTTGCAAGTGAGAAAGAAAG GTTTGAGAGATATATTGCTCTAGTGAAGTCCATATGTAGCAAAGATTTGGTGATGAGAACGCTTATAAATGATGATGAGCTCCTTATACTTGCATCCACAGCCCTGGGCAATGATTCTCAAA ATATTGCATGA